The following are encoded together in the Streptomyces sp. NBC_01465 genome:
- a CDS encoding DUF1330 domain-containing protein produces MAKGYWVSVYPAISDPEGLTAYDKLAGPAVRAGGGRLLSRGARVVAHEAGITQRVVLIEFDNFEQAVAAYESEAYQNALVALPDGAERDFRITEGID; encoded by the coding sequence ATGGCCAAGGGCTACTGGGTCAGCGTCTACCCCGCCATATCCGACCCTGAGGGACTGACCGCCTACGACAAGCTGGCCGGTCCGGCAGTCCGGGCCGGGGGCGGGCGCCTCCTGTCCCGCGGCGCTCGAGTCGTCGCCCACGAGGCCGGAATCACGCAACGCGTCGTTCTGATCGAGTTCGACAACTTTGAACAGGCCGTCGCGGCATACGAGAGCGAGGCATACCAGAATGCGCTGGTGGCCCTCCCCGACGGCGCCGAGCGCGACTTCCGCATCACCGAAGGCATCGACTGA
- a CDS encoding helix-turn-helix domain-containing protein, whose product MGRRENPIAPCDKALHALAQWLRDRREEAGLNYTQPARRTERVRWISLPQGESAKCSADTLLRAASGARGVPRRKAVLAYAAACGANLAEADRLWKQARYRQAQEAEPLKEKPKHITYVRDFADLHLAMVELYRTSGCRSCQELEDLSGQRLKHSTIWRVLNEQTGRPSRSFVVEFAQACGLRGIGLRDWAQAWDRAEERRTGDTSRNRRGPVFVSGRGAGNEVYLDRGRHPGGQEVWKLQTKAVPETVLEQRMEEIVLGHRVLSPADLAAARSIMNTQRTARALSRKRASGAAPKSQGEPQRRARAA is encoded by the coding sequence GTGGGACGACGCGAGAACCCCATCGCCCCGTGCGACAAGGCGCTCCATGCGCTGGCCCAATGGCTGCGGGACCGGCGCGAGGAGGCCGGACTGAACTACACCCAGCCGGCACGCCGTACGGAGCGGGTCCGCTGGATCTCACTGCCGCAGGGCGAGTCGGCCAAGTGCAGTGCCGACACCCTGCTGCGGGCGGCTTCCGGAGCCCGGGGAGTGCCGCGCCGCAAAGCGGTGCTGGCCTACGCCGCCGCATGCGGAGCGAACCTGGCGGAGGCGGACCGGCTGTGGAAGCAGGCCCGCTACCGGCAGGCCCAGGAAGCCGAGCCGCTGAAGGAGAAACCCAAGCACATCACCTACGTGCGGGACTTCGCCGATCTGCATCTGGCCATGGTCGAGCTGTATCGCACATCAGGCTGCCGTTCCTGCCAGGAACTGGAGGACCTCAGCGGCCAAAGGCTCAAGCACTCCACTATCTGGCGGGTGCTCAACGAGCAGACCGGGCGGCCCTCCCGGAGCTTCGTCGTGGAGTTCGCACAGGCCTGCGGTCTGCGCGGGATCGGACTCAGGGACTGGGCGCAGGCCTGGGACCGGGCGGAGGAGCGGCGGACCGGCGACACCAGCCGTAACCGGCGTGGCCCGGTGTTCGTCTCGGGGCGAGGCGCCGGGAACGAGGTCTACCTGGACCGCGGACGCCATCCGGGAGGGCAGGAAGTCTGGAAGCTCCAGACGAAGGCGGTCCCCGAGACGGTACTCGAGCAGAGGATGGAGGAGATCGTTCTTGGGCACCGAGTCCTCTCGCCCGCCGATCTGGCGGCCGCACGCAGCATCATGAACACCCAGCGGACCGCGCGCGCCCTCTCCAGGAAGCGCGCATCCGGGGCAGCCCCCAAATCCCAGGGAGAGCCGCAGCGAAGGGCCCGCGCCGCGTAG
- the tap gene encoding telomere-associated protein Tap has product MSAGENDLFGAVDALLEQVAQDDLPGPEERRRLREAAGLSQAQIAAALNARREAVGNWESGRTDPRPPKRAAYARLLEGLAARFPAPPATAPATPPPAEVSTDLPPGPTTGLSCGPVQPTAASVGVAGELAEPVAVAGLPTTPHRQPTAKPARSTAQPPTRAVAAKAAPALDAVDPRFANGPLGVLDGDGSLYCVGGLVLECPARTIPALVEWTLREARLGSPRLHRSGMDGDPLIVLTASAAQHLGLPLRLEDRRGLRLPENHKVIKEITQAKWELTQRGFGPWARVFRRGEQRQCVQFAILPWDALDTRSWGDTDQMQAPEVARVLGTYATRVLTPRGSTAVSSLELMTSLRPPTRAVKDEESGTWVSGAMPGSLPGPLPPALPEAPDEHPLVVAALKGRERTDDDVFHEEAYDWVRDVELLTDLEATRAWAVGIDVNTAFLAAANRLTVGLSEPIHVTRPVFDKTIPGTWRVDLSAITMDPRLPNPFTFRGERPTGPAWYSTSTLAYAGELIDTYQLPATLTPTEAYLRRESGPYLDPWYKRLAEAYKATMADLGVVSGMGEQEFLDAMAVHQDSDPAMLAVLSAIKSTVKGGIGKLRERNKDTKIPPGEPWPALKRVAWSPHIRAEVIAKARTGMHRKILKTALATQQDAPPAGHLTLGEDALLPIAILSDCAVYLSEGPSPLDVLPHTDDGKPAPGGFRLGVSPGMVKHQGTQPLMWAVTMLDEGHNPATHIKGTDAIDDGE; this is encoded by the coding sequence GTGTCCGCTGGTGAGAACGACTTGTTCGGTGCAGTCGATGCACTGTTGGAGCAGGTTGCGCAGGACGATCTTCCGGGGCCTGAGGAACGCAGACGCCTGCGTGAGGCGGCCGGGTTGAGCCAGGCCCAGATCGCTGCGGCGCTCAACGCCCGCCGGGAAGCGGTGGGGAACTGGGAGAGCGGCAGGACAGATCCGCGGCCGCCGAAGCGGGCTGCCTATGCCCGGCTTTTGGAAGGCCTTGCCGCGCGTTTCCCCGCCCCGCCCGCCACGGCGCCCGCCACACCGCCTCCGGCCGAAGTGTCCACCGACCTGCCTCCCGGCCCGACCACCGGCCTGTCTTGTGGCCCGGTGCAGCCCACGGCAGCATCTGTAGGTGTGGCTGGGGAGTTGGCGGAACCTGTAGCGGTCGCCGGATTGCCGACGACGCCCCACCGCCAGCCGACAGCGAAGCCAGCCAGGTCGACGGCGCAGCCACCGACAAGGGCGGTGGCTGCGAAGGCTGCCCCGGCCCTGGACGCGGTTGATCCGCGGTTCGCCAACGGTCCGCTCGGTGTGCTGGATGGCGACGGTTCGCTGTACTGCGTCGGCGGGTTGGTATTGGAATGCCCGGCCAGGACGATCCCGGCCCTGGTCGAGTGGACACTGCGCGAGGCGAGGCTCGGCTCACCGCGGCTGCACCGATCGGGCATGGACGGCGACCCACTGATCGTGCTCACCGCATCCGCCGCCCAGCACCTGGGACTGCCACTGCGCCTGGAGGACCGGCGTGGGCTGCGCCTGCCCGAGAACCACAAAGTCATCAAGGAGATCACCCAGGCCAAGTGGGAGCTCACCCAACGCGGCTTCGGGCCATGGGCGCGGGTGTTCCGGCGCGGCGAGCAGCGCCAGTGCGTGCAGTTCGCCATCCTGCCCTGGGACGCACTGGACACCCGCTCCTGGGGCGACACCGACCAGATGCAAGCCCCCGAGGTCGCCCGGGTCCTGGGCACCTACGCGACACGGGTGCTGACCCCCCGCGGGTCCACAGCCGTCTCGAGCCTGGAACTGATGACATCGCTGCGCCCGCCGACCCGGGCGGTCAAGGACGAGGAGAGCGGCACCTGGGTCTCTGGTGCGATGCCCGGCTCCCTGCCCGGCCCTCTGCCGCCCGCTCTGCCCGAAGCACCCGACGAGCACCCGCTGGTCGTTGCCGCGTTGAAGGGCCGTGAGCGGACCGACGACGACGTCTTCCACGAGGAGGCGTATGACTGGGTGCGCGACGTGGAACTGCTCACCGACCTGGAGGCCACCCGGGCATGGGCGGTCGGCATCGATGTGAACACCGCGTTCCTCGCCGCCGCCAACCGGTTGACCGTCGGCCTGTCCGAGCCCATCCACGTGACCCGTCCGGTGTTCGACAAGACGATTCCCGGGACCTGGCGGGTCGATCTGTCCGCGATCACTATGGACCCGCGGCTGCCGAACCCCTTCACCTTCCGCGGTGAGCGCCCGACGGGACCTGCCTGGTATTCCACCTCCACGCTCGCCTACGCAGGCGAACTCATCGACACCTACCAGCTGCCCGCCACCCTTACCCCGACCGAGGCCTACCTGCGCCGCGAGTCCGGGCCTTACCTGGACCCCTGGTACAAGCGCCTCGCCGAGGCCTACAAGGCGACCATGGCCGACCTCGGCGTCGTCTCAGGCATGGGGGAGCAGGAGTTCCTCGACGCGATGGCCGTGCACCAGGACAGCGACCCCGCGATGCTCGCCGTGCTGTCCGCGATCAAGTCGACCGTCAAGGGCGGCATCGGCAAGCTGAGGGAACGCAACAAGGACACCAAGATCCCGCCAGGCGAGCCGTGGCCGGCCCTCAAGCGCGTGGCATGGAGCCCCCACATCCGGGCCGAAGTCATCGCCAAGGCCCGCACCGGCATGCACCGCAAGATCCTCAAAACAGCCCTGGCCACCCAGCAGGACGCACCCCCGGCCGGCCACCTGACGCTGGGCGAGGACGCACTGCTGCCCATCGCAATCCTGTCCGACTGCGCCGTCTACCTCTCCGAGGGGCCCTCCCCGCTGGACGTCCTCCCGCACACCGACGACGGCAAGCCCGCCCCGGGCGGATTCCGCCTCGGCGTCAGCCCCGGCATGGTCAAGCACCAGGGCACCCAACCACTGATGTGGGCCGTCACGATGCTCGACGAAGGCCACAACCCCGCCACCCACATCAAGGGCACCGACGCGATCGACGACGGAGAGTAG
- the tpg gene encoding telomere-protecting terminal protein Tpg, with product MGILGDSLDKAIAGTATRPIPQSAGAQMRYLVKQNSGSTQAVAQLLGISQRTVERYLKGTLKRPRKDLATRLSGEVRKKWQPRVRARAKKKAATAGGITIETRARFGFTAAPGTTDDGRLRLIAQHLPPTYAARLFTAQEQGATEQQLQNIAAEALQEVYFKDRGRRAAGLQVELTDIDYIELGL from the coding sequence ATGGGCATCCTGGGCGACAGCCTCGACAAGGCCATCGCGGGCACCGCGACCCGGCCGATCCCCCAAAGCGCCGGCGCGCAGATGCGCTACCTCGTCAAGCAGAACTCCGGCTCCACCCAAGCCGTAGCGCAGCTCCTGGGCATCTCACAGCGCACCGTGGAGCGCTACCTCAAAGGCACCCTCAAGCGGCCCCGCAAGGACCTCGCCACCCGCCTGTCGGGGGAGGTCCGCAAGAAATGGCAGCCCCGCGTGAGAGCCAGGGCCAAGAAGAAGGCCGCAACAGCAGGCGGCATCACGATCGAAACCCGGGCCCGGTTCGGATTCACCGCAGCACCAGGCACCACCGACGACGGACGCCTGCGCCTCATCGCCCAGCACCTTCCCCCGACCTACGCCGCCCGCCTCTTCACCGCCCAGGAGCAAGGAGCCACCGAACAACAGCTCCAGAACATCGCCGCCGAAGCACTCCAAGAGGTCTACTTCAAAGACCGCGGCCGCCGCGCCGCCGGACTCCAAGTCGAACTCACCGACATCGACTACATCGAGCTCGGTTTGTGA
- a CDS encoding e9imm peptide, whose translation MTRETAITLVQKVMDVECDEDEMARVLDRLDRALACPTGYVSGLIFWPKDGQEPTAAEVVDRALAYQPFAL comes from the coding sequence ATGACTCGCGAGACGGCGATCACGCTGGTGCAGAAGGTCATGGACGTTGAGTGCGACGAGGACGAGATGGCCCGGGTGCTGGACCGGCTCGACAGAGCTCTCGCCTGCCCGACTGGCTACGTATCCGGTCTGATCTTCTGGCCCAAGGACGGGCAGGAGCCAACCGCTGCGGAGGTGGTTGACCGGGCTCTGGCATACCAGCCGTTCGCACTGTGA